In Triticum aestivum cultivar Chinese Spring chromosome 5B, IWGSC CS RefSeq v2.1, whole genome shotgun sequence, the following proteins share a genomic window:
- the LOC123111330 gene encoding histone H3.v1-like: MKKFITRCRKIVGMLGCAHAANVHDPAHEGSMRAIASSSHAGGASSTHVASSSRVVEQQEEEETEDGEEEEEEDAEEEDAEEEEEEDAEEYDDNDGPQPTQPSQGKRVSHPHQDILSPSPFQKPVPRRRTK, encoded by the exons ATGAAG AAGTTCATCACCCGTTGTCGCAAGATAGTGGGTATGCTTGGGTGCGCTCACGCGGCCAACGTCCATGATCCTGCTCATGAAGGGTCCATGCGTGCCATTGCTTCATCAAGCCATGCCGGCGGAGCTTCCTCTACTCATGTTGCCTCGTCATCCCGCGTTGTTGAGCAACAAGAGGAAGAAGAAACAGAGGacggcgaagaagaggaggaggaggacgcagaggaggaggacgcagaagaagaagaggaggaggacgcaGAGGAGTACGATGACAATGACGGGCCTCAACCGACGCAGCCAAGCCAGGGGAAGAGGGTATCTCATCCACACCAGGATATTTTGAGCCCATCCCCGTTTCAGAAACCGGTTCCTCGTCGTCGCACGAAGTAA